One Caloenas nicobarica isolate bCalNic1 chromosome 31, bCalNic1.hap1, whole genome shotgun sequence genomic region harbors:
- the CKS1B gene encoding cyclin-dependent kinases regulatory subunit 1, which translates to MAHKQIYYSDKYDDEEFEYRHVMLPKDIAKLVPKTHLLSETEWRNLGVQQSQGWVHYMIHEPEPHILLFRRPLPKKPEK; encoded by the exons ATGGCGCACAAGCAGATCTACTATTCGGACAAATACGACGACGAGGAGTTTGAGTACCG GCACGTGATGCTGCCCAAAGACATCGCGAAGCTGGTGCCCAAGACCCACCTCCTGTCGGAGACCGAGTGGCGGAACCTGGgggtgcagcagagccagggctgggtcCACTACATGATCCACGAGCCAG AGCCCCATATCCTGCTTTTCCGCCGGCCGCTGCCCAAGAAACCGGAGAAGTGA